One Vicia villosa cultivar HV-30 ecotype Madison, WI linkage group LG5, Vvil1.0, whole genome shotgun sequence genomic window, ATCATCATATGCCAAGAATCCATATTTCTGTTGGGCATATGATCAAACACCCTCCGTGCATCAGTCATACTTTTACAATTTCCAAACATCTCAATCACCTTGTTATGCAACTTGAAATCACTCCTAAAAGTAGATTGCAAAAAATAATCATGAACTTTCTTAGCATCCTCAACAGACTTCAACTTACCGCACAAATCAAACAGAAGCTCAAAGCAATTGGCATCAGCTTTGACACCTTTTTCCAACAATTCAAGCGCCTCTTTAACCTTCCCCTCACTGCAAAAACGTGTCAAGTCAACAATTGAAGGAGGCAGAGCTTGTTCTTGAACATAACCTCGTTCATTCAACTGATTAGGGTTTTGGAATTGgttattagggttttgaaattggTTAGGGTGCCCATTTTGGGGGTTCCACTGATTCTGATTGTTCCATCGATTGGGACTACTGGGTGCCTGAAAGTTGGGATTTTGAGGAATGGGTTGCCGGAAGTTAGGGTTTTGAGGAGGTGTTGGTGGCCGGAAGTTAGGGTTTTGAGGAGGTGTTGGTGGCCGGAGGTTAGGGTTTTGAGGGTTCCAAGCCTGTTGAGGAGGAAATCGACCCTGTTGAGGATTATGATTATGGTGAGgaaattgattatgatgattGAAGTGTTGAGGAGGAGGTTGAAAGGGAGTGTTGCGATCAGAGGGTTGTTGCTGAGGCTGATGAGGGAATCTACCGTACTCGTTGGGAAGAGCAGAGGTACTCAATGTTTGGCGGAAGTAGTTGCCATAGACGTAATTTGTTCGTATCTTGAAAGAAAATGATGAAGAAAGCATTGTGGTTCGTGCACGCTGAATCAATGGAAACGTCGCCATTTATTTTTCAGAGTGAGTAACTAGGGCGCAGAGAAATGTAGCAGATGGACGATGATTTTACTCCGCAGTAAAAACATGGGCTGCTCTTTTTTTTGGGCCTCGGCCCACGGAAGGAGGTTTATTTCTTGGTGTTGCTTAAGGCACCAGCCAATTTCTCATCTCTCCCTGTTATATGAGGCGCACATTTGAATATCCAAAAATGCTCCTAAGTAGTTTGGTGATGCATTTCCAAATTTACCTTTAGTAAAACGTCTTAGTAAAATGTTAGAGAAGTATCTTCGAAGtaaccttttatttttaaaaagacaaACAATCTCATGTTTCTTAAGAAAATtagtttggagatgcatctccgaatttttGATGTGTAATTTTTTtagaatcaattttcaaatttgtggtgttttcaatccaaactaattttaatttgattaaaaatgtcgttatttgttttaatgattaataaaaacaaatattatagaACTACGTAAagcattaataaaattaaatattatagaaACGGAATATATAAGTACAACCATTATTCTCAAagtcgattaaaattaaataaattacaatCGAAAGACTCTATTGTGTATTCATAATCCTAACACAATGGTTCTTCCTCTGCCTACGGTAAGCACGGTACTTTGTGCCTCTGAAAAAATGGATTCTGCTAAGGTGGTTGCTTCATCTCCATCTCTCGCAAACACTCCCGACTCGATGCCTGACGTGTAAGCCGCATAATGTTGTGACCGCGCAGTAACACATCAACGGAATGGTCGGACCAATGTTTGCTAATCTTCCAAGAGCTCCTCATGAGCAGGCCTAATGGACGTTTAGGAGTGTCATGTGTCATGTAAGGGTGTGACACTTTATAGAATCATATGTAACCCGCAACATAGTTCCGCGGATATGTGGCCTCATGAGTCTGATACTCCACTAGTACCAGATGATTCTCAAAATTAGTGAGAATGTCATCCAGATCTCTATGGACAATATGGATAGAAGTAGTCTAGAAGGGTGACTTGGGGATGATCTGCACATATCCAAACTGTTGCATGCACCTCTCGGACAGATACCTGCATATGATGTTGGTCCCATAGGCCAACCATCCATAGTATAAGGAAATGGGGTCGAATAGATCTTTATCCCGGTGAGCACTGTATGACCTCCATTTTATATTGTTATGCTGAGTGCAGTCAATATACACACGGTACAATAAGATATGATCATTCTCGATGCTAGGGGCAAACCGGTAAGAAAATGTCCAATCATTAGTATATGTCAAAGAATGTTTAAAACCGTGGATATGGTGATAGTGAGCCAGGATCCATCCCTGAAAACCGATAAGAAAAAAGTAGTAGTAACAAATGTAAAAAGAAAAAACTACTTTGTAACTTAATAGTGAGATTTGGAAATTACCGTAAGTGGGATGCATGAACTTGTCCTCTGTTTTTTGGTACGTTTGCAAGCTTTGTTCAAGTTGTGGTATAGGTAAATCAATCACGCTACCCCCGATTCCACTCTCGAATGGACTCCAAGTCGAAGAAATATTTAGGTAGGTCACATCTGTAACACCCTCTAACCCCACGACAAATATATTGCATAATCATAGTAAAAACATGCATATCAAAGAGGGCGTCCCATGTATTTCAAAatatacaacaaaacaaaacgaCATATGCATTTGGTCATGTTCATAACACACATTTGAATATCGTGTTTCATATGCACATCACAGCAGAATAATAAAATGATGTCATTAACAATATCTCAACATAGTAATTCATGCATACAAGTGTCAAACACTAAGGCCACATATCGCAAAACCTCAACATATCCAAAATGTAAAGAGAATAATACAAAATCTCTCAAACGTAAACATGAAACAAACGTATCCCCAGTGTTACATAACCAGAGCATGAACTCTCTGCCTAAGAATACGATAAACAAGGAAAAGTTGTCCTACTAATCCTTATATGCAAGCGCCTCTACTCCTCAGTACCTGAGCGATGTCGTACAAAATATCATTTCAATATAAGGGAGAGAATTCATATCATTATaggaatatataataataaacaatGTATAACAACATACAACAAAATAACTCATCACACTTCCAACATAGATGTATTCAAACATTTCAtaaatacatatcacatgttTACACGTACGACATAACTCAAAAGAGGTAAGATACCAAATAATTCAATCACAATTATCAACAAAGTACTAATTTACACAATTAGCACGTAAACACACCAAACACATTCACATCGACACATGTGACTCTAATGCGACTTAATGCAAATGCATGTCGTACCAAACATTATCCTTAGCAGATTTCCCGCATCCATCCCTCAAACAGATAACCATCAAAGTCCGTCctctaggtttgggacaagtcacTAGTTTCCACAAAACTAACGAACATCGCCTCTTTCAATAAATGAATGCATGTGCAATTCAACCATtacatgcaattaagatcatcacTCAATCTTAATTATATAAGCATACATCATATAATTCAACACATTTGAATTACCTCATCATTGCACAATTATACACATCACATGTCATTCATCACATATAGTACATTCCTCACATAAACACATCATAATAACATGTATCAAATATATCCAAATCATGTTATTCTCAACCATCTAATTCACAATATTCTCTTACACAAAATCAAGTATCATGTAATCATCGAAAAGTCGTCCAAAACCCATCATATTCAtatcaaataaattattaaaattcatgGAAAATCAATGATAAATCATAAGCATACAGATTGTCCAAttcagaaaaaaaataaaacattttatcTTAGGTCGCGCTAAGCCCGGTCGCCGCGCTAGGCATGCGTGCGATTCTGCAGAAAAATCTCCTACAGACATCATTCTGTCTCACAATTTTCTCCACCAAAATTTATACAAACAACTATTATTCATGGATTAAATGtattctaaaatatatttaacataaagCATCATTaaccaacatcaaaacatgatttCACACTATCTccttttttcctcttttcttcacttctctcactatctttctatttttcttgtttttgttaaACTCACTAACAAAATATCCTCTAACGGGCTTACTAAACATTAACCCCCACATTTACTCATTCTAACACCCTATTAGGcccaattaattattttattattttcacacgCACACGCgggtgcacacacacacacacacatatatatacataatttaattaattatgatatcacataataattaataaaacaactaaataataaaataattaataataaaataactaataatataattactaataaaaACGGATGTTACTGCATCCCCATTCAAATGTGTGTTACGAACACTTTTGTCTAACAACCAAGAACATAAAGCCTCAGGGCACACTCCCTATGATACGCAGCCCAAAAATCATCGATGTCCGGGTGTTCGGATGTCTTCAAGTTTTTTTCATACAGTTCCACAAAATAAGAAAACTTGGCATGTGCATCCCTGGTGCTTCTAAACTGCTCAGAGGCATCATCATATTCAGCTCCCAACCAATTCACCATCATATCAATGGCCTCAGTCGAGTTGATATTTGAATGATCGAGCAACCTTCCTCTGATGGGAAGGTGTATGAGGCATGCTAAATCATCTAATGCAATAGTCATCTTACCAATGGGGAGGTGGAAAGACGACGTCTCATTATGCCATCTCTCAGCAAATGTAGCATGCATGCCACTGATGACGTGGGTGTACCCGGATGCACAAAGACCTGCAAACCCAGAATTTAAGAATACATTTTGGAACTAGACATGCTTTGGTTGATAAAGACGGTGAATCTTTCTTGCAAGATTCACACATTTCAGACAGTCACGTTCCtattgaaaagaaaatataacATGATCGGTTAAGTTAAAAATAGATAATATAGACGAAGTTCAAAATTTAAATAGaggaaattaaaaaatatacatctccTTCTCATACATGCGGAGCCACGTGCTCTCCAAAGTATATGAGTAAAGACTTGTATATGGGCCTTCCTGAAAACGAGTCTATAAGGGGGAAACCTCAATAACTGGGACCTAGGGTGCAATCGTCTCATCCTCATCATGGATCTTAGGACTTTGTGATTCAAACCCCCGTGAAATTTGAGTCCTAGAGGGTGACACCTCCCTATCGTGAGGCATTGGGAACGACTTTAGCCTAGTGGTGCTGACTAGCCCTCTCGCGACGAGCTGAGACAATTAGGGTGGGTCGCCTGAGTCTCATCCTTCCTTGGTTTTCATTCATATCTtggaaaaactaaaacaaattatGACACCGGAAAGAGTTtgaatatgcatctccgaacacaTGATACAACCCAGTTTCAAAATGCatatccaaaataaataaaaattgtgtCTGTCTCAATGGCAGAAGTGCTTATGCAACTGTCCAAGCGCATTCAAACTCAATAAAACTCAACCTAATTGTATAAACAAAGTCTCCAAACACGAACACTAACCTATTTTAGCTAATacataaatcaaaaataaaaataagctaAATGGTAAACTTACTCAAAAATGTATTGGTGAGGGATTAAAGTGCTCTGGTGTTGAATGCAGTAGGTAGAAGGAGTTGACAATGGTTAGAAACAATTAAATGTAGTTTTAAAACTTGATCTTGAGTGAAAACTTAAAATTGGTATATTGAGGTAGAGAGAAAGTTTATTTTCTGAAAATGAAGAATGAGAAGAGAGAAGGGTTCTGGCGTGAGCTTTAAATATGCCCACCTAGTTCGGAGACGCATCTAtgaacatttttttaatttaaaaaaaggtATGTGAAAAGCAACTGGAGAAATCAAATCAATGAAGTCGCCGTCGAGTATTTATTTATCCGGAAAGTAAAACACCGAAGAAAACTTAAAAGGGAAAGAAaacaaggtcttacgaccaagaGAAAGGGTAAGAatgtcggttacgcaaggagaaggtgttagcacccttcaCGTCAATCGTACTCGACGGGATTCACTCTTGTTcgttctaatctaagggtgtctAAAGCTAAAAGTATAAAGCCTAATActaaagggaatgcatgcaaaagaaataatagaaaatgaggggaaaagaataaaatattttaggCCTCGCGACCGACGTATTCCTTTTGAGGAAATAAtcgtaaataatttttttctctctttttggtTTAGGTTTTGTGAAAGAGGGATGGATTACAGCAAAAATACTAGaggaaatatattaatatatcgCCAACTTTTGGATCACCTTCAACCAGAGGATGTATTACCGCTAAACTATTCCTCTTCtaagtaatatatttttaatagggttaatgaactttttcgtccctttaaatatttcaaatttcgtttttagtccctccaaaattttctttcaagaaatcgtcccttcaaaatttttcttccgaactattggtccttaacgtcaaatttcgtagctaatcgatggctaaagtcgtagctaatctctagcaaatttgacgttagggaccaatagtttagatgaaaaaatttgaagggacgatttcttaaagaaaaagtttggagggactaaaaacgaaatctgcaatatttagaaggaccaaaaaattcattaaccctttttaatattaaccatCTGCTAAGTaatctactaatatttttttctttacaaTTTACTTGGAGGCCATATCTAGATGTGCAACATGAACTCCACCCAAAGATGAAGCAATTTAGATTGCAAAAATGGCTATCAGGTTGTACAACATTGTGGAGATGCACCACAATGACTGTGTCAAACCGCATTTCAGAattcataaagaaatcctaggTCCCCCGACGTATTTGGGCCATCGGCATCTCTGTAGAGTTAACCACCAACGGAATGTTAGGAATTTAAAAGACTTCGCTCCAAAATGGCGTCAGATATGGATGAGGTGTCACTATCATGTCCTAAAATACCCTATCACGCCATGCAAAATGAAACCAACTCAAGAATAAAAGATTTTGTATAGATCGGTTACGACGTTTGATATGTTTGTGTCTGACCCATATTATTTGATCCACCTGCACCAACACACCTACAACCAACCCAACGACGATACCGATTCACTAGCACCCAATCTCAATACCAAGACTAATACCAGTCACACACTCAAATATTATACCAAGAACGAAGACGGTACAACCAGCACCCCGATGCGGGTCCCCCGGATCTCATCCTAGCCCTGACCTGAGCCAAGCTGACGAATATCACCCAAATGACCCATTCATCTTGCAAACATAACATCACCGTAGCACTCAACAAAAAATCGTTTCAACACCATAAAATATATTGCTTTTTTTCAACTCGATTCAACTGGCCAGTACTACCAACCAACCTTCGACCCCCCaccacctccaccacaacaaaGCTTTGGCGGAAAGGCAACCGACTTTTTGACAGCGTATATTCTGGACAATTTGGTGAGTTGACGGATTACATCGACGTTGAGCGCATTGAAGTATTATAAGAGTCATTGACACAAACACAACAAGAACCTAAAAGGGGTAGGGGTTAACGAGTTAGGAGAGTGTTTTGGTACGGACCCGAGGGTCGTTACGGTacagaatattaaaatatatgCATTTCTTATTCCTCACATATAATCGTTTTTTGAATTAAATAGTActactttttatttttcttaattaaatattttatgttatttaaagaaaaacaaaaaaaaaaacaaataaaaaatatatataccttTGGCGTGTCCTAAAAGCCTTGCACTTAGGCGCCAACTCATATAGCGGATACACCTAAAAAGACGAAtaaagatcctctccatttctcaaaagaaatggagaaTGTCATTACAAATATTTTCAttatatacaaattaaattattcaaaaatatgtcacacattttaaaaatatatgtatttatacattaaaactataataattgTGTTCTCCacttcttttgagaaatggaaaGGATCTCAACTCTAAAAAGACACATGGACACCACCCCTCATGACGCCATTAATTTGAAAATGTTGATTACTGCAGAAAAAAATGTCACAAAAATAATCATATCTGGTAGACCAAAAAATCTAACTAATTTTCCTCTATTTAAAacaattactattattattattattattattattattattattattattattattattattattattattattattattattattattattattaaaatagtcTTCAATGAATTAAGTTCTCATGCAAAATTAAATGAAAGGGAGAAGTATTACACAAAAATAGAATTGTTTTGTTTGATAAcatcaataaaattaaatatagttaACAATCTTTTCGAATATATCACaacttattatataattaaaattatttgcaAAGTAATTAGTATAGGGAAGGTCAAAAATTGCATCAGTAAGGTCCATTGTACGCCAAAGGGATCTGAAAACAAATCGCTGCACACAGACAAACATTGTACTATACGAGAAACCGTTAgaaccaaaaaaaattaaaacaggaGAAAAAAGTAAATTATCGTTAACGTAAGGTTAAGAAATGacatttcaaaatataatattatCTGTAAACAAATTACTTTTCAGCAAGATAAATAATCACAACGTTTTTCGAACAACAGTTGTCCATTATAGTGTCAAAACTTGTTGATGGCCAAAGATCTAGAGGAACATTACTATTTCATCATATTTCAATCTTCTGTATCAAGTCATGGCACCCAGTTCCCATCTTTACGGGCAAACCAAGACAAATTCTAGAAGAAGGGGTCTCCAAGGTGTCCACCTGCCCATGACGCGCTGCTTCAACAATGAAGTTGGATGCAGTCTCAAAAGACATTTTGACCAAAGGGGATGTAGAATCTTCTATCCCCTTTCTGGTCAGAGGTCGATACCCACCAGCGTGTGTCATATAGTCGGCAATAAGGATCAAGTGTCGGATATTTACCGATATTCCATACGATTTGAAAACATTTTGCACTTCCCTGATGATGATCTCTTTGGCTGCTTCCACCCCATAGGTCTTTAGTATGGCATGCACGTCATTTGAATAAACATACCTAAGATTAAGGTCCTCCATCTCCCAAAATGTTTTAAAATGTATACCAGATGCTTGAAGCGCTGGTATTTTTTCTTTCACTGATGACGGAATATCATCCCTTTTACCATCAACTTCACCATAGTAGATTACGCCACTTTCTTTACATGTAATAGCTTTACATTCGCCAACCTTTCCAAAGTTCTGGATACAAACCTTCCGGGCTGTTTTCTGAGCAATCTGCAAATAAAGATAAATAGAAAACCATGAGTTTATATGTTGAGCAAGAAGCAAAACTGAAAATTGACATAACTACTTAGTTATATTTCATTAGAAATCACTTGTTAATATTTCTTGTCCACATCCCAAAGGATGTTGAACTTACCTATCCTAACAACAACTAATCCGTTGTCCACTACAAAGAACCAATTACATGGAACACAAAATGGTAAAACGCATTGTCACTTGTCAGTAATCGATCATAATGACAGATCATTTAAATACAGAACGTTGATCAAGAGAACAAGTTGAAGATGAGAACCCATTAAATAGGTGGTATTGATTGATATTAGAGTTACCCATAGTTAGCTATCACAAAGGTTTGTCCATGCTTGCGGTTTGAAAGTAAAAGGTAAttgaaaatgcaagaattcctaTAAAGTTTAGAATGGACAGAAAAGTAGAAAATGGAAATCCACAATCAACCCTATATAATATTCTTGGAGCTGGGTTACTTAAAAAGTTCACTACTAAACAGAAAATGATTGCAGTAGTAAGTACCTGAGCCAATAAAATGTGAGGTTCAGTAGTAAATTTAAAGTGGATCTCAAAACGCATCCCCCCAGATTTTACATAAACTCTCcggtctttttcttttctctgggGTTCAGATTTCGAAGTTTCTTCAAGtccttgagatttatttgcatCAAGTGTCACATTTTTATCATTGCCATTTAATTCAGTATCACTGTCATCCCCATTTACTTCAATATCACTATCATCTCCATCACCTTTCTCATCCTCGTCATCTCCATCACCTTTCTCATCCTCGTCATCTTTGCCATCCGCGTCATTTTTTCCATCCTCCGACATCTCACATGTTTCCTCTTCAGGAACATCATCGTAATCAACCTCATCCATAGCTTGCTGTTTACTCTTTTGAGCATCATAACCAAGATCATCAGCATCCTCTGTGTCATCACCGtcgtcatcatcatcagtttGACCATTTTTGTTAGATTCCGAACCATTGCTATGATCATTTTCTACACCACTTTTGCCTTGGAAATTTTTTATGCCACTAATTTTCTCACACAATAAAATGTGCCTTTCAATAGCATCCTCCAACTCCCTCACAAAGCCAACTCTTAGAGTTTCCTCCCAGTCTTCACGCGTAATATCAGTGTATTTTGGATAGTGTTTAGGTTTATGCAGTTTCATCATAAGCTTATATATACTGCAAATGTCACCGTCTTTTACGGCAACGGGTACAACAGAAACTTTCATACTTTCAATTATGTCAGCTACAGTTATCTTTTTCATTTTGTCCGCAAGGCGCATAGCATTTTCCCTGcaaacaacaaattcatcaaacACCAGTGCTTCTATGTAGAAAAAACAAATCCACGGAAAGAGTCATGCACAAACACCCCAAAAACAGACACCAGAGAACAGAGATGTCAGTGTCTCACATAGATTTATTGGATCTCAGGGGGCATGACATAAAGGGAGTCTTGATGTTATCTGAGGCTGCCACCACAATTTCGTGCAAACGAGGAATTCCAAGAGTCACATTCATTTCACCTCGACCCGCAAGATGGAAAGTATTCAAACTGAgtacaaaaagaaaataggaagCCAAAACGTTTCGTCAGCCACACAAAGATTGCcaataaattttacaaaataacaaaaaaggaaaacaaacagatATGCATTCCCATAATACTGGCTTCTATACAAAACACAATTTTCACATAGATACAGGTCTTTTTTTGCAATTATTGAGAATGTCATGGCCATCAAAAACGCCATTTCCCCACTTCCAACTATTAAAATTCATTGTTTAGCTTGTGCCCTTTTGTTCCTTACAAGTAGTGACAACAAAACATTAGCAGGCTCAACAAGAAGTGTTGATATAAAATAGAACCATTTGTTCAGGGACACCCAGTGATTGGAGTGGGAGGAGAGGGCATTGTTATGCTCCAATTTAATAGACAATTATTTCTTTAGACTTTACTTGCGAGTTTGGACGGAAAGGGAGGGGGGAGGTTTTGAAAAAAAGGGAAAGATGACGTGAAAGAATTGAGAGATTTAGGTGGAGAGGGTTTTTGGGAGTTTAATTGTATTTATAATACGACCACCTAATTTGGGGGAATTCAAAAAGTGAATTGGATGACGGGTTTGAAGGGTTTTGGAAGgcttaaataaatttttcaattaTAATCTATATTGTTagagtattttgaaaattaaaaatacattaatgataaACATTCATTTACCATTAATTGGGTCGAGCTGTgtgtttaataaataataaagattttgaacaagaaaaaaaaagaaagatttctctattatttttaaatatcctTCCCTAAAAACCTTGTCTTCTCCTCCCCTCCTAACTCGTATACAGAGtcttagttattcttgtgataaAACCTAATTGAACACAGTCTCTACTAAGTGAAGAAACATAAACATGGTATTTATTACTAGTTAGATCGAGCtatgattaataaataaaatgtatGCAAATGCCACGGGCAGTTATTTAAAGCTTTAATGAGCTCGTGAAAATACCAAAGATCAAATTGTTTAAGTGTATAGTCAGCTGCTATACATTGCTTCAAGGACCTCTATATCCCATAAATTATTTGTTCAAGCTTTTTGTGGAGTGTCTGTTTCTATTCGATTAAAACTCAAGATAAAATTCCCTCTTTAAGCTATAACTCTACAAGGTTTCCAAGACCATACAAAACTGGTGTCACAATTTTTATTACCCATGTTATTGCATGAAACTGATTGAATAAAAAAAACATCTTACGGTGTTATTATATGTGCAAAAAATGAGGATAAAAAACCAATCAAATTTAATTCACTCACGTCATCTGTGTTGCCGGCTCTCCCACAGACTGAGAAGCTAACACACCAACTGGTTCACCCGGTTGAGCAAGACTTGAGACGTACTTGTGCTCCATCAACTTTAGCAAATCTTCTTGTTTCAATGAACTGGAACTTCTCTGTTTTGAAGAGATATCACGAATGAAGTTTTCTACTTTTCCTTTAAGAGCATCAGGCAACTTGTTAATATAAGGACTGGATCTATCTAGCTGACGGCAACAGTTGCTGTAAACCAATTCTTTATTctgaaaataataaacaaatgCATAAACCATGGATACAAGAGCTATATctaattttatggttttattaagAATATTAAACAAGTTCATACAAT contains:
- the LOC131602598 gene encoding pentatricopeptide repeat-containing protein At2g15690, mitochondrial isoform X2 encodes the protein MATFPLIQRARTTMLSSSFSFKIRTNYVYGNYFRQTLSTSALPNEYGRFPHQPQQQPSDRNTPFQPPPQHFNHHNQFPHHNHNPQQGRFPPQQAWNPQNPNLRPPTPPQNPNFRQPIPQNPNFQAPSSPNRWNNQNQWNPQNGHPNQFQNPNNQFQNPNQLNERGYVQEQALPPSIVDLTRFCSEGKVKEALELLEKGVKADANCFELLFDLCGKLKSVEDAKKVHDYFLQSTFRSDFKLHNKVIEMFGNCKSMTDARRVFDHMPNRNMDSWHMMIRGYANSTMGDDGLQLFEQMNDLGLEITSETLLAVLSACASAEAVEDAYLHFESMKSKYGIEPGVEHYMGLLDVLGQSGYLEEAGEFIKNLPFEPTVTVLETLKGFARLHGDVDLEDHVEELIVSLDPSKVVANKIPTPPPKKYTAISMLDGKNRIIEYKNPTLFKDDEKLKALNSMKDAGYVPDTRYVLHDIDQEAKEQALLYHSERLAIAYGLISTPPRTPLRIIKNLRVCGDCHNAIKIMSRIVGRELIVRDNKRFHHFKDGKCSCGDYW
- the LOC131602598 gene encoding pentatricopeptide repeat-containing protein At2g15690, mitochondrial isoform X1; protein product: MATFPLIQRARTTMLSSSFSFKIRTNYVYGNYFRQTLSTSALPNEYGRFPHQPQQQPSDRNTPFQPPPQHFNHHNQFPHHNHNPQQGRFPPQQAWNPQNPNLRPPTPPQNPNFRPPTPPQNPNFRQPIPQNPNFQAPSSPNRWNNQNQWNPQNGHPNQFQNPNNQFQNPNQLNERGYVQEQALPPSIVDLTRFCSEGKVKEALELLEKGVKADANCFELLFDLCGKLKSVEDAKKVHDYFLQSTFRSDFKLHNKVIEMFGNCKSMTDARRVFDHMPNRNMDSWHMMIRGYANSTMGDDGLQLFEQMNDLGLEITSETLLAVLSACASAEAVEDAYLHFESMKSKYGIEPGVEHYMGLLDVLGQSGYLEEAGEFIKNLPFEPTVTVLETLKGFARLHGDVDLEDHVEELIVSLDPSKVVANKIPTPPPKKYTAISMLDGKNRIIEYKNPTLFKDDEKLKALNSMKDAGYVPDTRYVLHDIDQEAKEQALLYHSERLAIAYGLISTPPRTPLRIIKNLRVCGDCHNAIKIMSRIVGRELIVRDNKRFHHFKDGKCSCGDYW